From Polyodon spathula isolate WHYD16114869_AA chromosome 24, ASM1765450v1, whole genome shotgun sequence, one genomic window encodes:
- the LOC121299227 gene encoding dynein assembly factor 4, axonemal-like, giving the protein MPLIVKDYSWTQTEALVYINVPLKGVTVGKVDIFSTDEYLKVNFPPFLFEVILYAPIDDNKSVAKIGNGVVIFTLYKKEESIWENLALMNVDKETLQEKREHAVLKAQEKAVADAEAKAIKKREDEKYALETMMKLEDEERKRIEEKKEWERRRATEELELWKEKQRKEEEEKKAQQRREIQKLENEKKKKNETKTHSKSVPECPRKRTMTKTGKSEEISLPAPRSAGNIKIQFTPRVFPTALRESRVAEEEAWLKKQADARRAVNVDVSELKDLKEEERNPDWLKEKGKKLFATQNYLAAVNAYNLAIQLNHKLPILYLNRAACHLKLRNLHKAIEDSSKALDLLTPPVADNADARAKAHIRRGTAFCELELYAEGLQDYQAALKIDPLNETIHADAEKIREIIQGTVPDS; this is encoded by the exons ATGCCTTTGATTGTAAAAGATTACTCGTGGACTCAGACGGAAGCTCTGGTGTACATAAATGTACCTTTAAAAGGGGTGACAGTTGGAAAAGTAGATATATTTTCCACAGACGAATATCTTAAG GTAAATTTCCCCCCATTCTTATTTGAAGTAATACTGTATGCGCCGATAGATGATAATAAAAGCGTTGCAAAGATTGGAAATGGAGTAGTTATCTTCACATTGTATAAAAAGGAGGAGTCAATATGGGAAAATCTTGCACTCATGAACG TTGATAAGGAGACGTTGCAGGAGAAAAGAGAACATGCTGTCCTTAAGGCTCAGGAAAAGGCTGTCGCTGACGCAGAAGCAAAAGCAATCAAGAAAAGAGAAGATGAAAAATATGCATTGGAGACAATGATGaag CTAGAAGATGAGGAGAGAAAAAGGATTGAAGAAAAGAAGGAGTGGGAGCGAAGGAGAGCTACAGAAGAGCTGGAGCTGTGGAAGGAGAAGCAGAGgaaggaagaggaagagaaaaaaGCACAACAGAGGCGAGAAATACAAAAGcttgaaaatgagaagaaaaagaaaaatgagacgAAGACACACTCAAAGTCTGTGCCAGAATGCCCTAGAAAGAGAACCATGACTAAGACAG GCAAATCAGAAGAGATATCTTTGCCCGCTCCACGATCTGCTGGCAACATCAAAATCCAGTTTACGCCTCGTGTATTTCCCACAGCTCTGCGAGAGTCCcgtgttgctgaggaagaagcg tGGCTAAAAAAGCAGGCAGATGCAAGGCGAGCCGTGAACGTTGATGTGTCTGAGCTAAAGGATCTTAAGGAAGAAGAGAGGAATCCAGACTGGTTAAAGGAGAAGGGAAA AAAATTGTTTGCCACACAGAATTACCTAGCTGCTGTCAATGCCTACAACCTAGCAATTCAGTTGAATCACAAACTCCCAATCTTGTACCTCAACCGTGCTGCCTGTCACCTCAAACTGAGAAATCTTCACAAAGCCATTGAAGACTCTTCCAAG GCACTTGACTTATTAACACCACCTGTTGCTGACAATGCTGATGCCAGAGCAAAAGCTCACATTAGACGAGGTACTGCATTTTGTGAATTGGAGTTATATGCTGaag GTCTTCAAGATTACCAGGCAGCCCTGAAGATTGATCCCCTTAATGAAACAATACATGCAGATGCAGAAAAGATCAGAGAGATCATTCAAGGAACAGTGCCTGATTCTTAA
- the LOC121299226 gene encoding pygopus homolog 1-like yields MSADQDKDTVTLKRNRGGDGGLDGLGGPGILGSPDKKKRKSSTQVSSFPPLSEYAPPPNPSVDHLVAANPFDDSYNPVSYKPLPSGNLYFGNPNYSGFGGYNSHRMPPHMQPRMPSLYGGPYPMRNQPHPFPQIQVGMGFNRAHGFNFGPHDNPNFRNQPVFTYHMNSNMSLPPHLPFRPGPGENFNQIMPLQNMNQNTNSDMGSNFGTESSTSMNPLMGPNMDGNHGFLQPQSNNHNQVNAVAPKQDNSRGPNKNLSQSPYQNSASHQPSQSPEESVNQDLSNPKVINKRGSPNQESSHSDTPENINGSHGNNSAQNTAIEGVAAERSSSKTAVHPIQPSQSSSNPIYPCGICMNEVSDDQEAILCEASCQKWFHRVCTGMTETAYNLLTAEAAAVWGCDTCMENKEVQFTKPRQTSRKQ; encoded by the exons ATGTCAGCAGACCAGGATAAAGACACCGTCACTCTTAAAAGAAACAGAG GTGGAGATGGTGGGTTGGATGGCTTAGGAGGACCAGGCATACTGGGAAGCCCTGATAAGAAAAAGCGCAAGTCAAGTACACAG gtGTCTTCTTTTCCTCCTCTTTCTGAGTATGCTCCACCACCAAACCCCAGCGTTGATCACCTTGTAGCTGCCAACCCTTTTGATGACAGCTATAATCCTGTATCTTACAAACCTTTGCCTTCTGGAAATCTATATTTTGGCAATCCTAACTATTCTGGTTTTGGTGGGTACAACTCTCACAGAATGCCACCACACATGCAACCTAGAATGCCTTCTCTTTATGGAGGTCCTTACCCCATGCGAAACCAACCCCATCCGTTTCCACAGATTCAAGTGGGCATGGGTTTTAATCGCGCTCACGGCTTTAACTTTGGTCCTCATGATAATCCAAATTTCAGAAACCAACCAGTGTTTACTTATCATATGAACTCAAATATGAGCTTACCACCTCATCTGCCCTTTAGACCAGGCCCAGGAGAAAACTTCAACCAAATAATGCCACTACAGAATATGAACCAAAACACAAACTCAGACATGGGCTCCAACTTTGGGACAGAAAGCAGCACAAGTATGAATCCATTAATGGGCCCTAACATGGATGGCAACCATGGTTTTTTGCAGCCACAGAGTAATAACCACAATCAGGTAAATGCTGTCGCTCCAAAACAAGACAACAGTCGAGGCCCAAATAAAAACCTCAGTCAAAGCCCATATCAGAACTCTGCTTCTCATCAGCCTTCCCAGAGTCCAGAAGAAAGTGTAAACCAGGACCTTTCAAACCCGAAAGTTATCAATAAACGCGGTTCCCCCAATCAAGAAAGCAGTCATTCAGACACTCCTGAAAACATTAATGGCAGCCATGGTAACAATAGTGCTCAGAACACAGCCATTGAAGGTGTTGCAGCCGAGAGGAGCAGTAGTAAAACAGCAGTACACCCAATTCAGCCAAGCCAGTCTTCTTCAAATCCTATTTATCCTTGTGGAATTTGCATGAATGAAGTCAGTGACGACCAGGAGGCCATTTTGTGCGAGGCTTCTTGTCAGAAATGGTTTCACAGGGTTTGCACCGGCATGACAGAGACGGCCTACAACCTTCTAACGGCAGAAGCAGCAGCGGTGTGGGGCTGCGATACCTGCATGGAGAACAAGGAGGTCCAGTTCACAAAACCAAGGCAAACAAGCAGGAAACAGTGA